One Mercurialis annua linkage group LG3, ddMerAnnu1.2, whole genome shotgun sequence DNA window includes the following coding sequences:
- the LOC126671361 gene encoding galactinol synthase 2-like: MAPELISANLVANPNSLAKQASISSCAYVTFLAGNGDYVKGVVGLAKGLRKVKSKYPLVVAILPDVPEDHRKILVSQGCIVKEIEPVYPPENQTQFAMAYYVINYSKLRIWEFVEYSKMIYLDGDIQVFDNIDHLFDLQDGYFYAVMDCFCEKTWSHSPQYQIGYCQQCPDRVTWPADMGPKPPLYFNAGMFVYEPNLSTYDDLLTAVKNSTPTLFAEQDFLNVFFKDVYRPIPPVYNLVLAMLWRHPENIELDKVKVVHYCAAGSKPWRYTGEEENMDREDIRMLVKKWWEIYEDESLDYHNTIGGGGVAEGGGVQPFLAALSEAGVVHYVTAPSAA; encoded by the exons ATGGCTCCTGAGCTAATTAGTGCTAATCTTGTTGCTAATCCCAACTCATTAGCTAAGCAAGCTAGTATATCTAGTTGTGCATATGTGACTTTTTTGGCTGGTAATGGGGATTATGTGAAAGGTGTTGTGGGTTTAGCCAAAGGGTTAAGGAAGGTTAAGAGTAAGTACCCATTAGTGGTGGCTATCTTGCCGGATGTGCCGGAGGATCACCGGAAAATATTGGTTTCTCAAGGGTGTATTGTGAAGGAAATTGAGCCTGTTTATCCACCGGAAAATCAGACTCAATTTGCCATGGCTTATTATGTCATCAATTACTCCAAGCTTCGTATTTGGGAG tttgTGGAGTATAGCAAGATGATATACTTAGACGGAGACATTCAAGTATTCGACAACATAGACCATCTCTTCGACTTACAAGACGGTTACTTTTACGCTGTAATGGATTGTTTTTGCGAGAAAACATGGAGCCACTCACCACAATACCAAATAGGTTACTGCCAGCAGTGTCCCGACAGAGTGACATGGCCTGCTGACATGGGTCCTAAGCCTCCACTTTATTTCAATGCTGGCATGTTCGTTTATGAGCCTAATCTGTCCACGTATGATGATCTGCTGACCGCTGTGAAGAACTCAACTCCTACACTTTTTGCTGAGCAGGATTTCTTGAATGTGTTCTTTAAGGATGTTTATAGGCCAATTCCTCCGGTTTATAACCTTGTTTTGGCTATGTTATGGCGTCACCCGGAGAACATTGAGCTTGACAAGGTCAAAGTTGTGCATTATTGTGCTGCT GGCTCGAAGCCGTGGAGGTATACCGGAGAAGAAGAGAACATGGATAGAGAAGACATCAGGATGCTGGTGAAGAAATGGTGGGAAATCTATGAAGATGAGTCATTAGACTACCACAACACTATCGGTGGCGGCGGTGTAGCTGAAGGTGGTGGTGTGCAGCCGTTCTTGGCAGCTCTATCGGAGGCTGGAGTCGTCCACTATGTGACTGCTCCGTCTGCCGCTTGA
- the LOC126671842 gene encoding G-type lectin S-receptor-like serine/threonine-protein kinase RKS1 isoform X2 produces the protein MEKTNMFKLGVKEMVLKILLMFVVFPFCLSTDTINVNESITDRNVIVSRNGSFALGFFRPGNSSHKYLGIWYNELPEKTVVWVANRENPIPGSLSGFLSINPDGNLVLQINNSVDEQLPLWSTNVSSEARTESCCAAQLLDSGNLVLIKNGSRNIVWQSFDYPTDTVLPGMKLGIDRRVGLDRFLTSWKSKDDPATGDWLYKLDPTGCPQLFLRYKDLTRYWRSSPWPWNYELVPGSLVISVYNQDEIYHSFLLDGDDRFALSRVVVNTSGLLQLFTWDRSSFQWRESRSMPRYKYGHCGANSLVTNNNIDNFECICLPGYQPKSLQQWNLRYGSAGCIRKIPETSMCRNGEGFVKVRKVKLPDTSIAALLNRNLSGSECEPVCLRNCSCKAFASLDIDGKGVGCLSWYGELMDTNTMEHSEGRDVYIRVDAAELAAYAEKKKGFLAKKGMLAIPIVSAAFILLITVLFGIAWLRKKKQKETRQTTDLTTFDLRTISAVTNNFNPANKLGQGGFGSVYKGKLDDGQEIAVKRLSHSSGQGISEFKTEAALIAKLQHRNLVKLIGSCIEGEERMLIYEYLPNKSLDCFLFDHTRRLILDWTKRFEIIVGIARGIMYLHHDSRLRIIHRDLKTSNVLLDADMNPKISDFGMARIFKGEEQVQDKTNRVVGTYGYMPPEYVIFGLFSVKSDVFSFGVIVLEIISGKKSNSCYSNDVSLNLIGHVWELWKQDRVLEIVDSSLKLKGCDDVIMRCIQIGLLCVQENAKDRPNMPSVVLMLNGETTLPSPQQPAFCLGSNKNVSTVPQALLGGETSCSMNEVTITNVEAR, from the exons ATGGAGAAAACGAATATGTTTAAACTTGGTGTCAAGGAAATGGTCCTGAAAATTTTGCTTATGTTCGTGGTCTTCCCGTTTTGCTTGTCAACCGACACTATAAACGTAAATGAATCGATTACAGACAGAAATGTCATAGTCTCAAGAAATGGAAGTTTTGCCTTGGGATTTTTCAGACCAGGCAATTCTAGCCATAAATACCTTGGCATCTGGTACAACGAGCTACCAGAAAAAACCGTAGTGTGGGTTGCAAATAGGGAAAATCCAATTCCTGGTTCTTTATCAGGATTCCTGTCTATTAATCCAGATGGAAATCTCGTGCTCCAAATCAATAACAGTGTGGACGAACAACTTCCTCTTTGGTCTACTAATGTTTCATCAGAAGCAAGAACGGAATCTTGTTGTGCAGCGCAGCTTTTAGATTCTGGAAACcttgttttgataaaaaatgGAAGTCGAAATATTGTTTGGCAAAGCTTTGATTATCCAACAGATACAGTGCTTCCAGGTATGAAACTGGGGATAGACAGGAGAGTTGGCTTAGACAGGTTCTTAACATCGTGGAAATCGAAAGATGATCCAGCAACCGGGGACTGGCTGTACAAGCTTGATCCTACTGGCTGTCCACAGCTCTTTCTTCGGTACAAAGATTTAACTCGATATTGGAGAAGCAGCCCCTGGCCTTGGAATTATGAACTCGTGCCAGGTTCTTTGGTTATCTCTGTTTACAATCAAGATGAAATTTACCACTCATTCCTTTTAGATGGTGATGATAGGTTCGCTCTCTCAAGAGTTGTAGTTAACACTTCTGGATTATTGCAGCTGTTTACTTGGGACCGTAGTTCTTTCCAGTGGAGGGAATCTCGGTCCATGCCTAGGTACAAGTACGGGCATTGTGGTGCTAACAGTCTAGTGACTAACAACAACATCGATAACTTTGAATGCATCTGCTTGCCGGGGTACCAGCCCAAATCCTTGCAGCAGTGGAATCTTAGATACGGTTCAGCTGGATGCATACGGAAGATTCCTGAAACTTCAATGTGCAGAAATGGAGAAGGGTTTGTAAAGGTAAGGAAAGTAAAGCTTCCTGATACTTCAATTGCTGCTTTACTGAACAGGAATTTGAGTGGCAGTGAATGTGAACCAGTCTGCTTAAGAAATTGTTCGTGTAAAGCATTTGCAAGCTTAGACATAGACGGAAAAGGAGTTGGCTGCTTATCATGGTATGGCGAATTAATGGATACTAATACTATGGAGCATTCCGAGGGAAGAGACGTGTACATTCGTGTCGATGCTGCAGAACTAG CTGCATATGCTGAAAAGAAAAAAGGTTTTCTCGCAAAAAAGGGCATGTTGGCCATTCCAATAGTATCTGCTGCTTTTATACTGCTTATAACCGTCCTATTTGGCATTGCGTGGCTAAGGAAGAAGAAGCAAAAAG AAACTAGGCAAACAACAGATTTGACAACTTTCGATCTGCGCACCATATCTGCTGTCACAAACAATTTTAATCCTGCTAATAAACTTGGACAAGGTGGTTTTGGCTCAGTATACAAG GGTAAGCTAGACGATGGGCAAGAAATTGCTGTAAAAAGATTATCGCATAGTTCGGGACAGGGAATATCAGAGTTCAAAACAGAAGCAGCGTTGATTGCAAAGCTTCAACATAGGAATCTTGTAAAACTTATAGGATCCTGCATTGAGGGAGAAGAACGGATGCTAATTTACGAGTATTTGCCGAACAAAAGCTTGGATTGCTTTTTATTTG ATCATACAAGAAGACTGATTTTGGATTGGACAAAACGGTTTGAAATTATAGTAGGAATTGCTCGCGGAATCATGTATCTTCACCATGATTCAAGACTGAGAATTATTCATAGAGATTTGAAAACTAGCAATGTGTTATTAGATGCTGATATGAATCCAAAAATTTCTGATTTCGGCATGGCTAGAATATTTAAAGGCGAAGAACAAGTTCAAGACAAGACTAATCGAGTTGTCGGAACATA CGGTTACATGCCACCAGAGTACGTAATCTTCGGATTATTCTCAGTGAAATCTGATGTATTCAGTTTTGGAGTTATAGTGTTGGAGATCATAAGTGGCAAGAAGAGCAACTCTTGTTATTCAAATGATGTTTCATTGAATTTGATCGGACAT GTTTGGGAGCTATGGAAACAAGACAGAGTGTTGGAAATAGTTGATTCGTCGCTAAAACTAAAAGGTTGTGATGATGTAATAATGAGATGTATTCAGATTGGACTTCTGTGTGTGCAAGAAAATGCAAAGGATAGACCGAACATGCCTAGTGTCGTTTTGATGTTGAACGGTGAAACGACACTACCAAGTCCGCAACAGCCTGCATTTTGTTTGGGAAGTAATAAGAATGTCAGTACCGTTCCGCAAGCATTACTCGGAGGAGAAACAAGTTGTTCCATGAATGAGGTGACTATTACAAATGTCGAAGCAAGATAA
- the LOC126671842 gene encoding G-type lectin S-receptor-like serine/threonine-protein kinase RKS1 isoform X1: protein MEKTNMFKLGVKEMVLKILLMFVVFPFCLSTDTINVNESITDRNVIVSRNGSFALGFFRPGNSSHKYLGIWYNELPEKTVVWVANRENPIPGSLSGFLSINPDGNLVLQINNSVDEQLPLWSTNVSSEARTESCCAAQLLDSGNLVLIKNGSRNIVWQSFDYPTDTVLPGMKLGIDRRVGLDRFLTSWKSKDDPATGDWLYKLDPTGCPQLFLRYKDLTRYWRSSPWPWNYELVPGSLVISVYNQDEIYHSFLLDGDDRFALSRVVVNTSGLLQLFTWDRSSFQWRESRSMPRYKYGHCGANSLVTNNNIDNFECICLPGYQPKSLQQWNLRYGSAGCIRKIPETSMCRNGEGFVKVRKVKLPDTSIAALLNRNLSGSECEPVCLRNCSCKAFASLDIDGKGVGCLSWYGELMDTNTMEHSEGRDVYIRVDAAELAAAYAEKKKGFLAKKGMLAIPIVSAAFILLITVLFGIAWLRKKKQKETRQTTDLTTFDLRTISAVTNNFNPANKLGQGGFGSVYKGKLDDGQEIAVKRLSHSSGQGISEFKTEAALIAKLQHRNLVKLIGSCIEGEERMLIYEYLPNKSLDCFLFDHTRRLILDWTKRFEIIVGIARGIMYLHHDSRLRIIHRDLKTSNVLLDADMNPKISDFGMARIFKGEEQVQDKTNRVVGTYGYMPPEYVIFGLFSVKSDVFSFGVIVLEIISGKKSNSCYSNDVSLNLIGHVWELWKQDRVLEIVDSSLKLKGCDDVIMRCIQIGLLCVQENAKDRPNMPSVVLMLNGETTLPSPQQPAFCLGSNKNVSTVPQALLGGETSCSMNEVTITNVEAR from the exons ATGGAGAAAACGAATATGTTTAAACTTGGTGTCAAGGAAATGGTCCTGAAAATTTTGCTTATGTTCGTGGTCTTCCCGTTTTGCTTGTCAACCGACACTATAAACGTAAATGAATCGATTACAGACAGAAATGTCATAGTCTCAAGAAATGGAAGTTTTGCCTTGGGATTTTTCAGACCAGGCAATTCTAGCCATAAATACCTTGGCATCTGGTACAACGAGCTACCAGAAAAAACCGTAGTGTGGGTTGCAAATAGGGAAAATCCAATTCCTGGTTCTTTATCAGGATTCCTGTCTATTAATCCAGATGGAAATCTCGTGCTCCAAATCAATAACAGTGTGGACGAACAACTTCCTCTTTGGTCTACTAATGTTTCATCAGAAGCAAGAACGGAATCTTGTTGTGCAGCGCAGCTTTTAGATTCTGGAAACcttgttttgataaaaaatgGAAGTCGAAATATTGTTTGGCAAAGCTTTGATTATCCAACAGATACAGTGCTTCCAGGTATGAAACTGGGGATAGACAGGAGAGTTGGCTTAGACAGGTTCTTAACATCGTGGAAATCGAAAGATGATCCAGCAACCGGGGACTGGCTGTACAAGCTTGATCCTACTGGCTGTCCACAGCTCTTTCTTCGGTACAAAGATTTAACTCGATATTGGAGAAGCAGCCCCTGGCCTTGGAATTATGAACTCGTGCCAGGTTCTTTGGTTATCTCTGTTTACAATCAAGATGAAATTTACCACTCATTCCTTTTAGATGGTGATGATAGGTTCGCTCTCTCAAGAGTTGTAGTTAACACTTCTGGATTATTGCAGCTGTTTACTTGGGACCGTAGTTCTTTCCAGTGGAGGGAATCTCGGTCCATGCCTAGGTACAAGTACGGGCATTGTGGTGCTAACAGTCTAGTGACTAACAACAACATCGATAACTTTGAATGCATCTGCTTGCCGGGGTACCAGCCCAAATCCTTGCAGCAGTGGAATCTTAGATACGGTTCAGCTGGATGCATACGGAAGATTCCTGAAACTTCAATGTGCAGAAATGGAGAAGGGTTTGTAAAGGTAAGGAAAGTAAAGCTTCCTGATACTTCAATTGCTGCTTTACTGAACAGGAATTTGAGTGGCAGTGAATGTGAACCAGTCTGCTTAAGAAATTGTTCGTGTAAAGCATTTGCAAGCTTAGACATAGACGGAAAAGGAGTTGGCTGCTTATCATGGTATGGCGAATTAATGGATACTAATACTATGGAGCATTCCGAGGGAAGAGACGTGTACATTCGTGTCGATGCTGCAGAACTAG CAGCTGCATATGCTGAAAAGAAAAAAGGTTTTCTCGCAAAAAAGGGCATGTTGGCCATTCCAATAGTATCTGCTGCTTTTATACTGCTTATAACCGTCCTATTTGGCATTGCGTGGCTAAGGAAGAAGAAGCAAAAAG AAACTAGGCAAACAACAGATTTGACAACTTTCGATCTGCGCACCATATCTGCTGTCACAAACAATTTTAATCCTGCTAATAAACTTGGACAAGGTGGTTTTGGCTCAGTATACAAG GGTAAGCTAGACGATGGGCAAGAAATTGCTGTAAAAAGATTATCGCATAGTTCGGGACAGGGAATATCAGAGTTCAAAACAGAAGCAGCGTTGATTGCAAAGCTTCAACATAGGAATCTTGTAAAACTTATAGGATCCTGCATTGAGGGAGAAGAACGGATGCTAATTTACGAGTATTTGCCGAACAAAAGCTTGGATTGCTTTTTATTTG ATCATACAAGAAGACTGATTTTGGATTGGACAAAACGGTTTGAAATTATAGTAGGAATTGCTCGCGGAATCATGTATCTTCACCATGATTCAAGACTGAGAATTATTCATAGAGATTTGAAAACTAGCAATGTGTTATTAGATGCTGATATGAATCCAAAAATTTCTGATTTCGGCATGGCTAGAATATTTAAAGGCGAAGAACAAGTTCAAGACAAGACTAATCGAGTTGTCGGAACATA CGGTTACATGCCACCAGAGTACGTAATCTTCGGATTATTCTCAGTGAAATCTGATGTATTCAGTTTTGGAGTTATAGTGTTGGAGATCATAAGTGGCAAGAAGAGCAACTCTTGTTATTCAAATGATGTTTCATTGAATTTGATCGGACAT GTTTGGGAGCTATGGAAACAAGACAGAGTGTTGGAAATAGTTGATTCGTCGCTAAAACTAAAAGGTTGTGATGATGTAATAATGAGATGTATTCAGATTGGACTTCTGTGTGTGCAAGAAAATGCAAAGGATAGACCGAACATGCCTAGTGTCGTTTTGATGTTGAACGGTGAAACGACACTACCAAGTCCGCAACAGCCTGCATTTTGTTTGGGAAGTAATAAGAATGTCAGTACCGTTCCGCAAGCATTACTCGGAGGAGAAACAAGTTGTTCCATGAATGAGGTGACTATTACAAATGTCGAAGCAAGATAA